The Tenebrio molitor chromosome 5, icTenMoli1.1, whole genome shotgun sequence genome has a segment encoding these proteins:
- the Pex23 gene encoding tectonin beta-propeller repeat-containing protein isoform X1, producing the protein MPSSLLFGINNEGRVHTLSTTGSMWREIPYGGQEFKKLSAVPYFLWALGGDHQIYVYVHGLDIPIRVREEAYENERWLPIEGFSSRLLPTDRFRFSNADGTVDRSIDKIRLPSMAWQWEGDWQLELTLDGQPLDHQGWMYAVDFPAQYCSKKQWKSCVRRRLWVRSRRYSAMNSWCAIAPLHKDATSEPFIDISIGGQSVAGAEPGTMIVWAVTSHNRVMFRTGVSTKSPEGARWNPIQVPIGCEINQISVGPTGLVWAALLDGRALVRIGVTRDCIMGDSWVEVRGPGDNLKISQLSVGICAVWAVTQDKQVWFRKGVKGEGAGMSEELAAGCGWVEMVGRMAEISVTANDQVFAVGADDRLVYYRSGVGNSDLTGKRWKALHAPSQVSRASSNASLNRDKLHRSFNALQSRPSSMCEPSTISEWEEQSHSAPTAPTSLPVGDLTSKFETQPKNPKAWSPVHSVGSIVGTEVHPEVDESVWSDGSRESCIFAEDEELGWAEYEAPWSWVEAGACTVDPNQLPHWFAEAGGGAGQTEMGEPWRLRILQELKLRLPTEKYNSWQLAVDTTSWVHSGEARVSWGSGTFVDCVLQLEWVQITGTLTVLNPDGASTMNLFSLNDITCVECCSEPGSPRLVVHVPRHSPALLRFQFTSDAQLEEWQAHFATTCGKLHDASGKPSEESVWAVTNLGDVFIWDPTQLETNQLRENDYYVQKFDLSGKESPIKVALHGTFTAGTTLTLTGCIGDDADRIGINLDAHSTYKLRHKAHSEYENTCLHFNPRFGDDCVVRNSMIDGKWGKEETEGEMPLKKGHEFALRIETTEDAFLIYVDDKIFANYRHRLPPSSVSMLSIWGRMQPFKLVIKSPEIILDPLNLYWRQVGGHLRRVESCRVGVTWGIGYDKTAWVYTGGWGGGFLGALDSHNVHPMTDSQDYRVYENQRWNPVTGYTSAGLPTDRYMWSDATGKQKRTRDQVKLLSVKWQWVSDWMVDFHVPGGVDRDGWQYAVDFPGTYHAHKNFTDYVRRRRWYRRCAVATTGPWQELGHTKLLDVSLEPVRDDVDTIVSVWALASGGQTMVRTGVTRSNPTGTGWEHVSSDQPLGSISCAPYNLVWATGKKGCAYWRIGITENKLEGERWVTVEPPSGGQLKQISVNSIGVWAVDHLGRLHVRREVTTTFPEGTYWQTITPDPLVLNSAPGTTGFKHVSVGRQEVWATTDGGAVLRRTGICPSNPGGSGWFIGIPGNWQQLSVRAFN; encoded by the exons ATGCCGAGTTCACTTCTCTTCGGTATAAACAATGAAGGGCGAGTCCACACGCTCTCCACCACGGGTTCGATGTGGCGAGAGATCCCCTACGGCGGACAAGAGTTCAAAAAGTTGTCGGCCGTTCCTTACTTTCTGTGGGCGTTAGGGGGCGATCACCAGATCTACGTGTATGTGCATGGCCTCGACATTCCCATCAGAGTACGAGAGGAGGCGTACGAAAACGAG AGGTGGCTTCCAATTGAAGGCTTCTCGTCGCGTCTTTTACCAACAGATCGCTTTCGCTTTTCCAATGCAGACGGAACAGTTGATCGTTCCATCGATAAAATTAGGTTGCCGTCGATGGCGTGGCAATGGGAGGGCGACTGGCAGTTGGAGTTGACTCTGGATGGCCAGCCCCTCGACCATCAAGGCTGGATGTACGCCGTGGATTTTCCGGCGCAGTATTGTTCGAAAAAACAGTGGAAGAGCTGCGTCAGGAGGCGGCTTTGGGTGCGCTCCAGAAGGTACAGCGCGATGAACTCGTGGTGTGCAATAGCCCCCCTGCATAAGGACGCCACAAGT gagCCTTTCATCGATATATCAATCGGGGGGCAGTCGGTCGCGGGGGCGGAACCTGGCACGATGATAGTCTGGGCGGTAACGTCTCACAACCGG GTAATGTTCCGCACCGGGGTCAGCACCAAATCCCCCGAGGGCGCCCGCTGGAACCCCATCCAGGTCCCCATCGGTTGCGAGATCAACCAGATCAGCGTCGGCCCCACCGGTCTGGTCTGGGCGGCCCTGCTCGACGGCCGCGCCCTTGTCCGTATCGGCGTGACTCGCGACTGCATCATGGGGGACTCGTGGGTGGAAGTGCGAGGCCCCGGGGACAACCTGAAGATCAGCCAACTATCGGTGGGCATCTGCGCCGTGTGGGCCGTCACCCAAGACAAGCAGGTCTGGTTCAGGAAGGGCGTCAAGGGAGAGGGCGCCGGAATGAGCGAAGAACTGGCGGCGGGGTGCGGCTGGGTCGAGATGGTGGGACGCATGGCAGAGATCAGCGTCACCGCAAACGACCAGGTCTTCGCCGTGGGGGCGGACGATCGCCTGGTCTACTACAGGAGCGGTGTGGGCAATTCGGACCTCACGGGGAAGAGGTGGAAGGCTCTCCATGCCCCTTCGCAAGTCAGTAGGGCCAGCAGCAATGCCAGTCTTAATAGAGATAAGCTTCATCGCAGCTTTAACGCTTTG CAGAGCCGCCCTAGCAGCATGTGCGAGCCCTCCACCATCTCCGAGTGGGAGGAGCAATCGCACTCCGCGCCCACCGCACCGACCTCCCTCCCCGTGGGcgacctaacctcaaaattcgAAACCCAACCGAAAAATCCCAAAGCTTGGAGTCCCGTTCACTCAGTGGGTTCGATCGTCGGCACCGAGGTCCACCCGGAAGTGGACGAGAGTGTGTGGAGCGACGGGAGCCGCGAATCGTGCATCTTCGCCGAAGACGAGGAGCTAGGTTGGGCGGAGTACGAGGCCCCGTGGTCGTGGGTGGAGGCGGGGGCGTGCACTGTCGACCCGAACCAGCTGCCCCATTGGTTCGCCGAAGCCGGAGGCGGGGCCGGTCAGACCGAGATGGGCGAGCCGTGGAGGTTGAGAATCTTGCAAGAGTTGAAGCTGCGGCTGCCGACGGAAAAGTACAACAGCTGGCAGCTGGCGGTCGACACCACCTCGTGGGTTCACTCGGGGGAGGCGAGAGTGAGCTGGGGGAGCGGCACGTTCGTCGATTGCGTGCTGCAGCTGGAGTGGGTGCAAATCACCGGGACCTTGACGGTGTTAAATCCGGACGGTGCCAGCACCATG aatcTTTTCAGTCTTAACGACATCACGTGCGTCGAGTGCTGCAGCGAGCCCGGGAGTCCCCGGCTGGTGGTCCACGTGCCCCGCCACTCCCCCGCCCTGCTGCGCTTCCAGTTCACCAGCGACGCCCAGCTGGAGGAGTGGCAAGCGCATTTCGCCACCACTTGCGGGAAACTCCACGACGCGTCGGGCAAGCCGAGCGAGGAGAGCGTGTGGGCGGTGACCAATCTGGGGGACGTCTTCATCTGGGACCCTACCCAGCTCGAAACGAACCAGCTGAGAGAGAACGACTACTACGTGCAGAAATTCGACTTGAGCGGCAAAGAGTCCCCGATCAAGGTCGCCCTTCACGGTACTTTCACCGCCGGGACTACCCTCACTCTTACAGGGTGTATAGGAGACGACGCCGACCGGATCGGGATCAATCTGGACGCTCACTCGACCTACAAGCTGAGACACAAAGCGCACAGCGAGTACGAGAACACCTGCCTCCATTTTAACCCTCGCTTCGGGGACGATTGCGTCGTGCGGAACTCGATGATCGACGGCAAGTGGGGCAAGGAAGAGACGGAGGGCGAGATGCCGCTCAAGAAGGGACATGAGTTCGCCTTGCGGATCGAGACGACGGAGGACGCGTTTTTGATTTACGTGGACGACAAAATTTTTGCCAACTACAGACATCGTCTTCCGCCGAGTTCGGTCTCGATGTTGAGCATCTGGGGCCGGATGCAACCCTTCAAGCTGGTCATCAAGAGTCCAGAGATCATCTTGGACCCGTTGAATCTGTACTGGAGGCAAGTGGGCGGGCACCTGAGACGCGTCGAGAGCTGTCGGGTGGGCGTGACTTGGGGCATCGGCTACGACAAGACCGCGTGGGTGTACACCGGCGGTTGGGGCGGGGGGTTTTTAGGAGCGTTGGACAGTCATAACGTGCATCCTATGACTGACTCGCAGGACTACAGAGTCTACGAAAACCAAAGATGGAACCCGGTGACGGGCTACACGTCGGCGGGGCTGCCGACCGATCGCTACATGTGGAGCGACGCCACCGGCAAGCAAAAACGAACCAGAGACCAGGTGAAGTTGCTGTCGGTGAAGTGGCAGTGGGTGTCCGACTGGATGGTCGACTTCCACGTCCCGGGCGGTGTCGACCGGGACGGTTGGCAGTACGCGGTGGACTTCCCCGGCACTTACCACGCGCACAAGAACTTCACAGACTACGTCCGGCGGAGGCGGTGGTACCGCAGGTGCGCCGTCGCGACCACCGGGCCGTGGCAGGAGCTGGGCCACACCAAGCTCCTGGACGTGTCCCTGGAGCCGGTCAGGGACGACGTGGACACCATCGTGTCGGTGTGGGCGCTGGCGTCGGGGGGACAAACCATGGTGCGGACGGGAGTGACGCGGTCGAACCCCACGGGCACGGGGTGGGAACACGTCAGTTCGGATCAGCCCCTGGGCAGCATCAGCTGCGCCCCTTACAATCTAGTCTGGGCCACGGGGAAGAAGGGGTGCGCCTATTGGAGGATCGGCATCACGGAGAATAAACTCGAGGGGGAGAGATGGGTGACGGTGGAGCCGCCCAGCGGTGGCCAGTTGAAACAGATCTCGGTGAACTCGATCGGAGTGTGGGCGGTGGATCATCTGGGGAGGTTGCACGTCAGGAGAGAAGTGACGACCACTTTTCCAGAAGGCACCTACTGGCAGACGATCACTCCGGATCCTCTAGTCTTGA ATTCTGCCCCCGGAACCACCGGGTTCAAACACGTCAGCGTGGGGAGGCAGGAGGTTTGGGCGACCACCGACGGGGGCGCCGTTCTCCGCCGCACCGGAATTTGCCCCAGCAACCCTGGAGGGTCAGGTTGGTTTATCGGAATACCG GGCAACTGGCAGCAGCTCAGCGTCAGggcttttaattaa
- the Pex23 gene encoding tectonin beta-propeller repeat-containing protein isoform X2 has protein sequence MPSSLLFGINNEGRVHTLSTTGSMWREIPYGGQEFKKLSAVPYFLWALGGDHQIYVYVHGLDIPIRVREEAYENERWLPIEGFSSRLLPTDRFRFSNADGTVDRSIDKIRLPSMAWQWEGDWQLELTLDGQPLDHQGWMYAVDFPAQYCSKKQWKSCVRRRLWVRSRRYSAMNSWCAIAPLHKDATSEPFIDISIGGQSVAGAEPGTMIVWAVTSHNRVMFRTGVSTKSPEGARWNPIQVPIGCEINQISVGPTGLVWAALLDGRALVRIGVTRDCIMGDSWVEVRGPGDNLKISQLSVGICAVWAVTQDKQVWFRKGVKGEGAGMSEELAAGCGWVEMVGRMAEISVTANDQVFAVGADDRLVYYRSGVGNSDLTGKRWKALHAPSQQSRPSSMCEPSTISEWEEQSHSAPTAPTSLPVGDLTSKFETQPKNPKAWSPVHSVGSIVGTEVHPEVDESVWSDGSRESCIFAEDEELGWAEYEAPWSWVEAGACTVDPNQLPHWFAEAGGGAGQTEMGEPWRLRILQELKLRLPTEKYNSWQLAVDTTSWVHSGEARVSWGSGTFVDCVLQLEWVQITGTLTVLNPDGASTMNLFSLNDITCVECCSEPGSPRLVVHVPRHSPALLRFQFTSDAQLEEWQAHFATTCGKLHDASGKPSEESVWAVTNLGDVFIWDPTQLETNQLRENDYYVQKFDLSGKESPIKVALHGTFTAGTTLTLTGCIGDDADRIGINLDAHSTYKLRHKAHSEYENTCLHFNPRFGDDCVVRNSMIDGKWGKEETEGEMPLKKGHEFALRIETTEDAFLIYVDDKIFANYRHRLPPSSVSMLSIWGRMQPFKLVIKSPEIILDPLNLYWRQVGGHLRRVESCRVGVTWGIGYDKTAWVYTGGWGGGFLGALDSHNVHPMTDSQDYRVYENQRWNPVTGYTSAGLPTDRYMWSDATGKQKRTRDQVKLLSVKWQWVSDWMVDFHVPGGVDRDGWQYAVDFPGTYHAHKNFTDYVRRRRWYRRCAVATTGPWQELGHTKLLDVSLEPVRDDVDTIVSVWALASGGQTMVRTGVTRSNPTGTGWEHVSSDQPLGSISCAPYNLVWATGKKGCAYWRIGITENKLEGERWVTVEPPSGGQLKQISVNSIGVWAVDHLGRLHVRREVTTTFPEGTYWQTITPDPLVLNSAPGTTGFKHVSVGRQEVWATTDGGAVLRRTGICPSNPGGSGWFIGIPGNWQQLSVRAFN, from the exons ATGCCGAGTTCACTTCTCTTCGGTATAAACAATGAAGGGCGAGTCCACACGCTCTCCACCACGGGTTCGATGTGGCGAGAGATCCCCTACGGCGGACAAGAGTTCAAAAAGTTGTCGGCCGTTCCTTACTTTCTGTGGGCGTTAGGGGGCGATCACCAGATCTACGTGTATGTGCATGGCCTCGACATTCCCATCAGAGTACGAGAGGAGGCGTACGAAAACGAG AGGTGGCTTCCAATTGAAGGCTTCTCGTCGCGTCTTTTACCAACAGATCGCTTTCGCTTTTCCAATGCAGACGGAACAGTTGATCGTTCCATCGATAAAATTAGGTTGCCGTCGATGGCGTGGCAATGGGAGGGCGACTGGCAGTTGGAGTTGACTCTGGATGGCCAGCCCCTCGACCATCAAGGCTGGATGTACGCCGTGGATTTTCCGGCGCAGTATTGTTCGAAAAAACAGTGGAAGAGCTGCGTCAGGAGGCGGCTTTGGGTGCGCTCCAGAAGGTACAGCGCGATGAACTCGTGGTGTGCAATAGCCCCCCTGCATAAGGACGCCACAAGT gagCCTTTCATCGATATATCAATCGGGGGGCAGTCGGTCGCGGGGGCGGAACCTGGCACGATGATAGTCTGGGCGGTAACGTCTCACAACCGG GTAATGTTCCGCACCGGGGTCAGCACCAAATCCCCCGAGGGCGCCCGCTGGAACCCCATCCAGGTCCCCATCGGTTGCGAGATCAACCAGATCAGCGTCGGCCCCACCGGTCTGGTCTGGGCGGCCCTGCTCGACGGCCGCGCCCTTGTCCGTATCGGCGTGACTCGCGACTGCATCATGGGGGACTCGTGGGTGGAAGTGCGAGGCCCCGGGGACAACCTGAAGATCAGCCAACTATCGGTGGGCATCTGCGCCGTGTGGGCCGTCACCCAAGACAAGCAGGTCTGGTTCAGGAAGGGCGTCAAGGGAGAGGGCGCCGGAATGAGCGAAGAACTGGCGGCGGGGTGCGGCTGGGTCGAGATGGTGGGACGCATGGCAGAGATCAGCGTCACCGCAAACGACCAGGTCTTCGCCGTGGGGGCGGACGATCGCCTGGTCTACTACAGGAGCGGTGTGGGCAATTCGGACCTCACGGGGAAGAGGTGGAAGGCTCTCCATGCCCCTTCGCAA CAGAGCCGCCCTAGCAGCATGTGCGAGCCCTCCACCATCTCCGAGTGGGAGGAGCAATCGCACTCCGCGCCCACCGCACCGACCTCCCTCCCCGTGGGcgacctaacctcaaaattcgAAACCCAACCGAAAAATCCCAAAGCTTGGAGTCCCGTTCACTCAGTGGGTTCGATCGTCGGCACCGAGGTCCACCCGGAAGTGGACGAGAGTGTGTGGAGCGACGGGAGCCGCGAATCGTGCATCTTCGCCGAAGACGAGGAGCTAGGTTGGGCGGAGTACGAGGCCCCGTGGTCGTGGGTGGAGGCGGGGGCGTGCACTGTCGACCCGAACCAGCTGCCCCATTGGTTCGCCGAAGCCGGAGGCGGGGCCGGTCAGACCGAGATGGGCGAGCCGTGGAGGTTGAGAATCTTGCAAGAGTTGAAGCTGCGGCTGCCGACGGAAAAGTACAACAGCTGGCAGCTGGCGGTCGACACCACCTCGTGGGTTCACTCGGGGGAGGCGAGAGTGAGCTGGGGGAGCGGCACGTTCGTCGATTGCGTGCTGCAGCTGGAGTGGGTGCAAATCACCGGGACCTTGACGGTGTTAAATCCGGACGGTGCCAGCACCATG aatcTTTTCAGTCTTAACGACATCACGTGCGTCGAGTGCTGCAGCGAGCCCGGGAGTCCCCGGCTGGTGGTCCACGTGCCCCGCCACTCCCCCGCCCTGCTGCGCTTCCAGTTCACCAGCGACGCCCAGCTGGAGGAGTGGCAAGCGCATTTCGCCACCACTTGCGGGAAACTCCACGACGCGTCGGGCAAGCCGAGCGAGGAGAGCGTGTGGGCGGTGACCAATCTGGGGGACGTCTTCATCTGGGACCCTACCCAGCTCGAAACGAACCAGCTGAGAGAGAACGACTACTACGTGCAGAAATTCGACTTGAGCGGCAAAGAGTCCCCGATCAAGGTCGCCCTTCACGGTACTTTCACCGCCGGGACTACCCTCACTCTTACAGGGTGTATAGGAGACGACGCCGACCGGATCGGGATCAATCTGGACGCTCACTCGACCTACAAGCTGAGACACAAAGCGCACAGCGAGTACGAGAACACCTGCCTCCATTTTAACCCTCGCTTCGGGGACGATTGCGTCGTGCGGAACTCGATGATCGACGGCAAGTGGGGCAAGGAAGAGACGGAGGGCGAGATGCCGCTCAAGAAGGGACATGAGTTCGCCTTGCGGATCGAGACGACGGAGGACGCGTTTTTGATTTACGTGGACGACAAAATTTTTGCCAACTACAGACATCGTCTTCCGCCGAGTTCGGTCTCGATGTTGAGCATCTGGGGCCGGATGCAACCCTTCAAGCTGGTCATCAAGAGTCCAGAGATCATCTTGGACCCGTTGAATCTGTACTGGAGGCAAGTGGGCGGGCACCTGAGACGCGTCGAGAGCTGTCGGGTGGGCGTGACTTGGGGCATCGGCTACGACAAGACCGCGTGGGTGTACACCGGCGGTTGGGGCGGGGGGTTTTTAGGAGCGTTGGACAGTCATAACGTGCATCCTATGACTGACTCGCAGGACTACAGAGTCTACGAAAACCAAAGATGGAACCCGGTGACGGGCTACACGTCGGCGGGGCTGCCGACCGATCGCTACATGTGGAGCGACGCCACCGGCAAGCAAAAACGAACCAGAGACCAGGTGAAGTTGCTGTCGGTGAAGTGGCAGTGGGTGTCCGACTGGATGGTCGACTTCCACGTCCCGGGCGGTGTCGACCGGGACGGTTGGCAGTACGCGGTGGACTTCCCCGGCACTTACCACGCGCACAAGAACTTCACAGACTACGTCCGGCGGAGGCGGTGGTACCGCAGGTGCGCCGTCGCGACCACCGGGCCGTGGCAGGAGCTGGGCCACACCAAGCTCCTGGACGTGTCCCTGGAGCCGGTCAGGGACGACGTGGACACCATCGTGTCGGTGTGGGCGCTGGCGTCGGGGGGACAAACCATGGTGCGGACGGGAGTGACGCGGTCGAACCCCACGGGCACGGGGTGGGAACACGTCAGTTCGGATCAGCCCCTGGGCAGCATCAGCTGCGCCCCTTACAATCTAGTCTGGGCCACGGGGAAGAAGGGGTGCGCCTATTGGAGGATCGGCATCACGGAGAATAAACTCGAGGGGGAGAGATGGGTGACGGTGGAGCCGCCCAGCGGTGGCCAGTTGAAACAGATCTCGGTGAACTCGATCGGAGTGTGGGCGGTGGATCATCTGGGGAGGTTGCACGTCAGGAGAGAAGTGACGACCACTTTTCCAGAAGGCACCTACTGGCAGACGATCACTCCGGATCCTCTAGTCTTGA ATTCTGCCCCCGGAACCACCGGGTTCAAACACGTCAGCGTGGGGAGGCAGGAGGTTTGGGCGACCACCGACGGGGGCGCCGTTCTCCGCCGCACCGGAATTTGCCCCAGCAACCCTGGAGGGTCAGGTTGGTTTATCGGAATACCG GGCAACTGGCAGCAGCTCAGCGTCAGggcttttaattaa